GCCGGGCGAGATCTACGCGGTGCAATGGGTGCGCGAACGGATCGAGCGTGACGGGGCCGTTTCCCGCTCTTCTCTAACCGTCATGGAGGTGGCGCTTGGGAGCCTCAAAGCCAGCCGCGAGGGCGGCTCGGAGGTTGGAATATGGACCTATTCGGCCCTGCGCGGCTGGTACAGCGCAGTCGAGGCGCTCGACGACTGGCTCGAAGCGGCTGGCGCGGTTCGTTCGCTCGCGTCGTTTCTTGATCGGGAGGGCCTCGGCGAGGCACTGGCCAGAGCCGAGGATCGCTATCGCCAGGCAAAGCGTGACGGCAGGCCAACCGCACCCGTCTACCGGCTGCTCATGTCCGACTTTCAGGACCGGCTCGACGAGGTATTCAAGACCAAGGCGGCATTCATCAAGGCCGGGGAGGGTGGTTGTTGATCCCGTTCCCGCCCGGCCCGTTCAACGTCATCTATGCCGATCCACCTTGGCGGTTTGCGCCCTGGTCGCATCGCGGCGAGGATCGCGGCGCGACCCAGCACTATGACTGCATGGATCTCGACGCCATCGCGGCGCTGCCGGTGGCCGATATCGCCGCGCCCGACGCGGCGCTGTTCATGTGGGTGGTGCAGCCGATGCTGCCCGAAGCGCTGCAGCTGATCAATGCCTGGGGGTTTACCTACAAGACCGTCGCCTTCGGCTGGATCAAGATCAAGGGCGCAGCCGGGCAGCAATATCTGTTCGCCGACTCCGGCTCGGTGCGCAAGGGGCTGGGCTATCACACCCGCTCCGGC
The DNA window shown above is from Hoeflea phototrophica DFL-43 and carries:
- a CDS encoding MT-A70 family methyltransferase, which produces MLIPFPPGPFNVIYADPPWRFAPWSHRGEDRGATQHYDCMDLDAIAALPVADIAAPDAALFMWVVQPMLPEALQLINAWGFTYKTVAFGWIKIKGAAGQQYLFADSGSVRKGLGYHTRSGMEQCWLATRGKGYDRLTKGEAQVHLEGIREHSRKPDHFADAITRLTGDVPKLELFARASRPGWSVWGNQTDKFGEVA